The proteins below come from a single Mucilaginibacter mali genomic window:
- a CDS encoding acyl carrier protein, producing MELDKFIKNFANQFDETDIAVFEAGTIFKDLEEWSSLTALSIIAMIDNEYGVKIAGSDIKNASKIEDLYNIIAQRK from the coding sequence ATGGAATTGGATAAATTCATAAAAAATTTCGCAAATCAGTTTGATGAAACGGATATAGCTGTGTTTGAAGCAGGGACAATTTTTAAAGATCTGGAAGAATGGTCTTCTTTAACTGCATTATCAATTATTGCAATGATAGATAATGAATACGGTGTAAAAATAGCTGGGAGTGATATAAAAAACGCCTCAAAAATTGAAGATTTGTATAATATAATTGCCCAGAGAAAATAA
- a CDS encoding 3-oxoacyl-ACP synthase III family protein — protein MKAFINSISYYLPEKIVTNEDLISDFPEWTAEKIVKKIGINKRHIAAENEFASDLAFHAAEKLFNEHNIDRSIIDYLLYCTQSPDYFLPTTACLLQNRLKLSVNTGALDFNLGCSGFVYGLSLAKGLIAGQVAKNVLLITSETYSKSIHQKDKSNKAIFGDGATATLISTHGFAEIGMFALGADGSGADNLMIKTGGFRFKNRLNDLYFDENENPISSDYLYMNGVEIFNFTLSAVPELVKNTLQKNKLSQGDINMFVFHQANRFMMDFLRKKIKIEEERFYYYLEEVGNTVSSTIPIALYHAQKDGLLKGNIVLAGFGVGYSWAGTVLKYAPLT, from the coding sequence ATGAAGGCATTTATAAATAGTATATCGTATTATCTGCCAGAGAAAATTGTAACAAATGAAGATCTTATTTCGGACTTTCCGGAATGGACTGCAGAGAAAATAGTAAAAAAGATCGGTATTAATAAGCGGCATATAGCCGCTGAAAATGAATTTGCGTCGGACCTGGCATTTCACGCAGCCGAAAAACTATTTAACGAACACAATATTGACCGTTCAATAATAGATTACTTATTGTATTGTACCCAATCGCCAGATTATTTTCTTCCAACCACTGCTTGCTTATTGCAAAACAGGTTGAAATTATCTGTTAACACAGGGGCATTGGATTTTAATTTAGGTTGCTCCGGATTTGTTTATGGGTTATCGTTGGCTAAAGGATTAATCGCGGGACAGGTTGCAAAAAATGTTTTACTTATAACTTCAGAAACTTATAGTAAAAGTATACACCAAAAGGATAAAAGTAACAAAGCCATATTTGGTGATGGGGCAACAGCCACATTAATTTCAACACATGGTTTTGCCGAAATTGGCATGTTTGCGTTAGGTGCCGATGGCTCTGGCGCGGATAACCTGATGATAAAAACAGGCGGGTTCCGTTTTAAAAATCGACTAAATGATTTGTATTTTGATGAAAACGAGAACCCCATTTCATCGGATTATCTTTATATGAACGGAGTAGAAATATTTAATTTTACTTTAAGTGCCGTTCCGGAGCTTGTAAAAAACACTTTGCAAAAAAATAAATTATCACAAGGTGACATAAATATGTTTGTTTTTCATCAGGCAAATAGATTTATGATGGACTTTTTACGTAAAAAAATAAAAATAGAAGAAGAAAGATTTTATTACTATTTAGAGGAAGTAGGAAACACGGTTTCGTCAACCATTCCTATCGCCTTATATCATGCCCAAAAAGATGGCCTATTAAAAGGGAATATAGTTTTAGCCGGCTTTGGTGTAGGCTATTCCTGGGCAGGCACCGTATTAAAATATGCCCCCTTAACCTGA
- the neuC gene encoding UDP-N-acetylglucosamine 2-epimerase: MKVCIATATRAEYGLLKPLIDKILIEPGWTLQTLVTGAHLSPEFGLTYQQIERDGLKIDAKVEMLLSSDTAGGIVKSMGLGMIGYADAFKNLATDLLIILGDRYEMLAIASAALIYKIPIAHINGGEVTEGAYDDAIRHAITKMSHYHFTSTDEYRKRVIQLGEHAEHVFNVGALSIDNIKNIIPLSREQLERDLGIKFLKYNYQVTFHPTTLGDISSEKQFKELLSAINTQDESFFIFTKANADTDGRIINQMIDEYISMNPDKAASFTSLGTIRFLSVLKVCDAIVGNSSSGIVEAPSLGIATINIGSRQHGRIQAQSIINCSVNTTEIVNAFEQIKDSEFKLKTNLVISPYGNGNAAQEIVNAIRSIHVKKYSPKVFNNIAF, encoded by the coding sequence ATGAAAGTTTGCATAGCCACAGCAACAAGGGCTGAATATGGACTGTTAAAACCTTTAATAGATAAGATATTAATTGAACCTGGGTGGACGCTTCAAACATTAGTAACAGGTGCTCATTTATCGCCTGAGTTTGGCTTAACTTATCAGCAAATTGAAAGAGATGGCTTAAAAATAGATGCCAAAGTAGAAATGCTGCTTTCATCTGACACAGCCGGGGGGATCGTGAAATCAATGGGCTTGGGTATGATCGGATATGCCGATGCCTTTAAAAACCTAGCGACAGACCTGCTTATCATACTGGGCGACCGATACGAAATGCTTGCAATTGCATCAGCGGCTTTAATATACAAGATACCTATTGCGCATATAAATGGCGGAGAGGTTACTGAAGGTGCTTATGATGACGCTATAAGGCATGCCATTACTAAAATGAGCCATTATCATTTTACTTCAACAGATGAATACCGTAAAAGGGTTATTCAATTGGGTGAACACGCTGAACATGTTTTTAATGTAGGTGCTTTAAGTATAGATAATATTAAAAACATAATTCCGCTTAGTAGGGAGCAATTGGAAAGAGACTTGGGTATCAAATTTTTGAAGTATAATTATCAAGTAACGTTTCACCCAACCACGTTAGGAGATATATCTTCAGAAAAACAATTTAAGGAACTGTTAAGTGCGATAAATACGCAGGATGAGAGTTTTTTTATTTTCACCAAGGCTAATGCTGATACCGATGGAAGGATTATCAATCAAATGATAGATGAATATATCAGTATGAACCCTGATAAAGCTGCATCTTTTACATCGCTGGGAACAATTCGGTTTTTATCTGTATTGAAAGTTTGTGATGCAATAGTTGGAAACAGTTCAAGCGGGATTGTAGAAGCTCCATCTCTTGGGATAGCAACCATCAACATTGGGAGCAGACAACATGGAAGAATACAGGCACAAAGTATTATTAATTGTAGCGTAAATACAACTGAAATAGTAAATGCATTTGAACAGATTAAAGATTCTGAATTCAAATTAAAAACAAATTTAGTGATTTCACCTTATGGTAATGGAAATGCCGCACAGGAAATAGTTAATGCCATAAGATCGATACATGTAAAAAAATATTCTCCCAAAGTATTTAACAATATTGCCTTTTAA
- a CDS encoding NAD-dependent 4,6-dehydratase LegB has protein sequence MNLQGKKVLVTGADGFIGSHLVELLLQEGAIIRAFVYYNSFNSWGWLETLPKEKLQQIEIFAGDIRDPNGVRTAMKDINVVFHLAALIAIPFSYHSPDSYIDTNVKGTLNIVQAAKDMHVERILVTSTSEVYGTAKYIPIDEIHERQPQSPYSASKIGADAIADSFYRSFDLPLTIVRPFNTYGPRQSARAVIPTIISQLLNGMREIKLGDTSPTRDLLYVKDTVKGFVEIAKSDKLNGQDCNIATQSEISVGNLAQELINQINPDARIVSDEQRLRPSKSEVFRLYGSNEKIIKNTNWKQSYSLQQGLAETIEWFKKPENLTQYKADIYNI, from the coding sequence ATGAATTTGCAAGGAAAAAAGGTTTTAGTAACAGGAGCTGATGGTTTTATCGGGAGTCATTTGGTTGAATTATTACTACAGGAAGGAGCAATAATTCGGGCATTTGTTTATTACAACTCCTTTAATAGCTGGGGATGGTTGGAGACGTTGCCTAAGGAGAAATTACAACAAATAGAGATTTTTGCCGGCGATATTAGAGATCCTAATGGAGTGAGAACAGCAATGAAGGATATAAATGTAGTATTTCATTTAGCGGCATTGATAGCTATACCATTCAGCTACCATTCACCAGATTCGTATATTGATACCAATGTAAAAGGTACCTTAAATATTGTTCAAGCAGCAAAAGATATGCACGTTGAACGTATATTGGTTACCTCAACTTCCGAGGTTTATGGTACTGCAAAATATATTCCGATAGATGAAATCCATGAGCGCCAGCCCCAATCACCTTATTCTGCATCAAAGATTGGCGCCGATGCTATTGCTGATTCTTTTTACCGCAGCTTTGATCTGCCCTTAACCATTGTACGGCCATTTAATACATACGGGCCAAGGCAATCCGCACGTGCCGTTATCCCAACCATTATTTCTCAGCTGTTAAATGGAATGAGAGAAATAAAATTAGGTGACACATCACCTACACGGGATCTGTTATATGTAAAAGACACAGTGAAGGGGTTTGTGGAAATAGCAAAGTCAGATAAACTGAATGGACAGGACTGTAATATTGCTACGCAATCTGAAATTTCGGTTGGAAACCTTGCCCAGGAACTGATCAATCAGATTAACCCAGACGCTAGAATAGTGTCAGATGAACAGAGATTGAGACCAAGCAAATCAGAAGTGTTCAGGCTGTATGGCTCTAATGAAAAAATTATTAAAAATACAAATTGGAAACAATCATATAGCCTGCAACAAGGCTTGGCTGAAACTATAGAATGGTTTAAAAAACCTGAAAATTTAACGCAATACAAAGCCGATATCTATAATATTTAA
- the neuB gene encoding N-acetylneuraminate synthase, which translates to MGSTIIIAEAGVNHNGIMENAFRLIDEAANAGADYVKFQTFKTELSITKNAGKAAYQIKNSTIENESQFEMVKKLELSFKQHDELISYCKAKNIKFFSTAFDRDSLNYLAQAGLDLVKIPSGEITNLPYLRHAAKLFKKVILSTGMAQLTEIRQAVDVFLRSGILISDIAILHCNTEYPTPMKDVNLMAMLNIKKEFETEVGYSDHTLGIEVPIAAVALGASVIEKHFTLDKTMDGPDHRASLEPAELKAMVTAIRNIDIAISGSGIKEPSESEKKNIEIARKSIVAYCNISKGEYFSENNLAVKRPGNGISPMKWDEVIGKIAKRDFFEDELIEL; encoded by the coding sequence ATGGGATCAACAATTATAATCGCCGAAGCTGGGGTTAATCATAATGGCATTATGGAAAATGCTTTCCGTTTGATTGACGAAGCGGCAAATGCCGGTGCAGATTATGTAAAATTTCAAACATTTAAAACAGAGTTGTCGATTACTAAAAATGCTGGCAAAGCAGCCTATCAAATAAAAAACTCAACCATTGAAAATGAATCGCAATTTGAAATGGTAAAGAAACTTGAGTTATCATTTAAACAGCATGATGAGCTTATCAGTTATTGCAAGGCCAAAAATATAAAGTTTTTTTCAACAGCTTTTGATCGTGATTCACTAAATTATCTTGCACAGGCAGGGTTAGATTTGGTTAAGATTCCATCGGGTGAAATTACAAATCTCCCATACCTGCGTCATGCTGCAAAACTGTTTAAAAAAGTAATCCTATCTACTGGTATGGCACAATTAACCGAAATAAGACAGGCTGTTGATGTTTTTCTTCGATCGGGTATTTTGATCAGTGATATTGCGATACTTCATTGTAATACAGAATATCCTACGCCTATGAAAGACGTAAACCTTATGGCGATGCTCAATATTAAAAAAGAGTTTGAAACAGAGGTAGGGTATTCAGACCATACATTGGGCATTGAGGTGCCAATTGCTGCTGTAGCCTTAGGGGCGTCAGTTATTGAGAAACATTTCACATTGGACAAAACAATGGATGGGCCGGACCATCGCGCTTCGCTGGAGCCTGCCGAATTAAAGGCCATGGTTACCGCTATTAGAAACATTGATATCGCGATTTCAGGTTCAGGGATAAAGGAGCCGTCTGAATCTGAAAAAAAGAATATAGAAATAGCCAGAAAAAGCATAGTGGCTTATTGTAATATATCAAAAGGCGAATACTTTTCGGAAAATAATTTAGCTGTAAAACGACCAGGAAATGGCATTTCTCCAATGAAGTGGGACGAAGTTATTGGAAAAATAGCGAAACGGGACTTCTTTGAAGATGAATTAATAGAACTATAA
- a CDS encoding acetyltransferase encodes MEDIYILGSGGFAKEVYALVKSLNLYKVVAFVDIEERDDIRFNERSVPVISEDGLATISNKADNKVNLAIGVGDPLLITKLAHKFNDFVFPNLIHPSAIYDIHEVEFGRGNVITAGVIFTTCISVKDFNIFNLSATIGHDCQIGSYNVINPSVNLSGGLHIGNSNLFGVGSVILQHLNVGNNNTIGASALVTKNIDNDSIHIGVPAKKFLK; translated from the coding sequence ATGGAAGATATATATATATTAGGCAGCGGAGGCTTTGCAAAGGAAGTTTATGCGTTAGTTAAATCGTTAAATCTTTATAAAGTTGTAGCATTTGTTGACATCGAAGAAAGAGATGACATTCGTTTTAATGAACGTAGCGTGCCGGTAATTTCAGAGGACGGTCTTGCAACAATAAGTAATAAAGCAGATAACAAGGTAAATTTAGCCATTGGTGTTGGCGATCCGCTTTTAATTACCAAGCTGGCACATAAGTTTAACGATTTTGTTTTTCCCAATCTCATCCATCCGTCTGCTATATATGACATTCATGAAGTGGAATTTGGCAGAGGAAATGTTATTACAGCCGGTGTAATATTTACAACTTGCATTAGCGTTAAGGATTTTAATATTTTTAATTTATCCGCCACTATTGGGCACGACTGTCAAATCGGGAGTTACAATGTGATAAACCCATCTGTAAATTTATCTGGTGGATTGCATATTGGCAACAGTAATTTATTTGGCGTTGGTTCTGTGATTTTGCAACATTTAAACGTGGGTAACAATAATACGATAGGGGCATCTGCCTTGGTGACGAAAAATATCGATAATGATTCTATACACATAGGGGTACCGGCTAAAAAATTTTTAAAATAA
- a CDS encoding LegC family aminotransferase, with protein MDKNYFENIILCIKEQFTQQNFIPLHAPVFIGNEKAYVMDTLESTFVSSVGAYVDRFEKMMCDITGAKYAVAIVNGTNALHMAALLAGVKPGDEVISQSLTFIATCNAISYIGAQPVFVDIDRSTLGMSPESLADFLTKNAIIGEDGYSYNKLSGKRIKACVPMHTFGFPCRIDEIAVICDKWNITLIEDAAESIGSYYKRKHTGIYGNIGVFSFNGNKTITCGGGGALITNDQLIAKRAKHLTTQAKVAHPWAFIHDEVGYNYRMPNINAALACAQLEQLDNFVKNKRELAAIYKDKFKKIGANFFSEPADAKSNYWLNVLIMDNLRQRNEFLEFANANNVMSRPAWELMHRLPMFKNAVCADLNNSEWLSDRLVNIPSSVRL; from the coding sequence ATGGATAAAAATTATTTCGAGAACATAATTCTTTGTATTAAAGAACAATTCACACAGCAGAATTTTATACCATTACACGCCCCCGTTTTTATAGGTAACGAAAAAGCGTATGTAATGGATACACTTGAATCTACCTTTGTGTCGTCAGTTGGCGCATATGTTGATCGCTTTGAAAAAATGATGTGTGATATTACTGGCGCTAAATATGCCGTGGCTATTGTTAATGGTACCAATGCTTTGCATATGGCTGCTTTGCTTGCAGGGGTAAAGCCTGGAGATGAAGTTATATCTCAAAGCTTAACTTTTATAGCCACGTGCAATGCGATAAGTTATATTGGTGCTCAGCCAGTATTTGTTGATATTGATAGATCTACATTAGGGATGTCTCCTGAATCACTAGCTGATTTTTTAACTAAAAATGCAATTATTGGCGAGGATGGGTATTCTTATAACAAGTTAAGCGGCAAACGTATAAAAGCCTGTGTACCAATGCATACATTTGGGTTTCCCTGCCGGATAGATGAAATAGCAGTAATATGCGACAAATGGAATATTACGTTGATAGAAGACGCAGCAGAATCCATCGGCAGTTATTATAAACGCAAGCACACCGGTATTTATGGCAATATTGGCGTATTTAGTTTTAATGGCAATAAAACGATTACGTGCGGCGGCGGCGGTGCATTGATCACCAATGATCAACTAATAGCTAAACGAGCAAAGCATTTAACAACGCAAGCCAAGGTGGCTCACCCCTGGGCTTTTATACACGATGAAGTAGGCTATAATTACAGAATGCCCAATATTAATGCAGCATTGGCATGTGCTCAACTTGAACAGCTTGATAATTTTGTTAAAAATAAACGTGAATTAGCCGCCATTTATAAGGATAAATTTAAAAAAATAGGAGCTAATTTTTTTTCTGAGCCTGCTGATGCCAAATCTAACTATTGGTTAAATGTGCTGATTATGGATAATTTGCGCCAAAGAAACGAGTTTCTTGAATTTGCAAACGCCAATAATGTAATGAGCAGGCCGGCTTGGGAGCTGATGCACAGGTTACCAATGTTTAAAAATGCTGTTTGTGCAGATCTAAATAACAGTGAATGGCTGTCGGATAGGTTGGTGAACATACCAAGTAGTGTAAGATTATAA
- a CDS encoding SDR family NAD(P)-dependent oxidoreductase has protein sequence MTYNPFSLANKKILITGASSGIGRSVAIECSKLGADVFISGRNAERLNETYALLAKGNNGQITADLNSPEDLAFLVNKITAIDGIVHCAGIFGHKPFTFLQKTDFAEMFDINFFAPAQMTIELLKQKKISKNGSIVFITSISGILTSYYGGALYSSTKGALNGLIKGMALDLSAKKIRVNSVMPAMVTTDIMSNGAVTDEQINADIKKYPLSRYGKPEEVAYAVVYLLSDASSWVTGSNILLDGGRTIAY, from the coding sequence ATGACGTATAATCCCTTTTCATTAGCTAACAAAAAAATACTTATAACCGGTGCCTCATCCGGCATCGGAAGATCTGTAGCTATTGAATGCTCTAAGCTGGGTGCAGATGTATTTATAAGCGGCCGTAATGCTGAAAGGTTGAATGAGACTTATGCACTTTTAGCAAAAGGAAATAATGGGCAGATAACCGCAGACCTTAATTCACCAGAAGATCTGGCATTTCTTGTCAACAAAATTACTGCTATCGATGGCATTGTACACTGCGCAGGCATCTTTGGACATAAACCTTTTACTTTTTTGCAAAAAACCGATTTTGCAGAGATGTTTGACATTAATTTTTTTGCTCCTGCGCAAATGACAATTGAGCTGCTTAAACAAAAGAAGATCAGTAAAAATGGGTCGATCGTTTTTATAACATCAATTTCCGGTATCCTCACATCTTATTATGGCGGGGCACTTTATTCATCAACCAAGGGTGCGTTAAACGGACTTATAAAAGGAATGGCGTTAGATCTGTCTGCAAAAAAAATAAGGGTTAACAGCGTAATGCCTGCCATGGTTACAACTGATATTATGAGCAATGGTGCTGTAACTGATGAACAGATTAACGCTGATATAAAAAAATATCCGCTAAGCAGGTATGGCAAGCCCGAAGAAGTAGCATATGCTGTTGTATATCTCCTTTCTGATGCTTCGTCGTGGGTTACTGGTTCAAACATCCTGTTAGACGGCGGCAGGACAATAGCATATTAA